The genomic window GGTAAGGCTTCATCCTCTCCCGGACTCCCGTCTTCCTCTTGCTTGCTGTTCCCGCTGCACGAGCTGTGCAACTTCATCAAGCCCCAGCTCTGGGTTTCGGGGTGGATGGGGGCGGCGGGGAAGGTTTCGTGTGACCTATTCCTGTGATGCTCATGGTCTCTTCCTGAGATTGTCTCAGATTTTGCATACTTTTGAATGCCAATTTACTCTCTTCGATGGATGGTAGAGGTAGGGAAAATTAGCAATTGACAGATCAAAATAAGAGTGCATGACATGACACGAGGCCAACAAACTTATAGGGAAAATCAAGTTGATGCCTGTCAACTGACACCATTCTCCTTGGTGCTCCATGTTTGTTTCAGGTTCAGATTGGTTTCTCGATGGAGGCACCACCGTCGAGGGAGGAAGGAACCTACTGCCATGGTACTGCCCTAGCCTTGTAAATATGTTGCCCGGATACAGTTTCTGCTTAATTAAACAATGTAGGCTCTGTTTGAACTTCAAAATTACTAGCATTCCATGACATCACAACTAGTTTTCTCCCCGCCAATTTCGATTCAGGCAATGGTGGAGATGCTGCTGCGGACGATGACTCCTCCTGGTGTGATTATTCAGATTCCCCAGGGCATGGTTCCAGCTTACACATGGAATGGGCCCACTTGCAGGACCAGCTTCATAAGGTAATATATAATTATTTTGACTTCCATGGTTGTTGATTAATTAATCATGAATCATGAGTTTGCGTTGATACCAAAGAAGTTTGACGGTAAGGCTCTTTTGGTTTCTCTTGTAGATGGGCTATAGGGAAGGCATAACCGAAGGGCGGAAGGACGCTGCCCAAGAGGGCTTCAATCTTGGGCATAGGCAATCTGCGCCTCAAGGATACAAGTGGGGTCTCGTTCGGGGAATTACTAGGTGAAGTGGATTTCTGGTCATGCCAGCTACAGTTTTCTTTATAGACTTCCTCTTATATactgttctttttttttttttgttgTCCTTAAAAAAAGCAGTGCATTGGCTAGCGTTCAAGACAGTCTAAAAGAAAAGTTGCTGCTCGATGCCCAGCGTAGAGGGAAACTTGAGGATTTGCGCAACTCTGTGCGAGAAATTCCACCAGAGGCTGCACTGCGGATGTTTCATGAGAGTATTATTCAGGATAATGCTCCGCTAGTGGAAAGCAGCCTTCAAGCTATTCCAAATGATCTTCTGCTGTTGTTGCGCGAATGCCCAGATGTTCAAGTTCCTGAAGAGTTGAAACGAGCTCCGTAGGCAAGGTTGAAAGTGAAAGTGAAATTGCAAGCAACACTGATTTTGAAGTCTGGTAGAATCACTTGGACTGAGTTCTTCTGAAGGATGCGGTTGTAAACCCTGTGATACTAAGATTTTCTTTATCATGTCACCCCTTTCTTGCTATAGGTTCTGATAATTTCTGGCATTTCGTAATACTGACAACTATGCTAAGTATTGTAGAAGTATATTTGTTGAAAATGGCATACTGCATATTTGATGAAATCTCTCGTCTCATTGTTTTTCATATCTAACGAGCATTTATCAACTTTCTTCTTTTTCATGCTCTGTGCAGACAGAAAATGCTAGTTTGCATCGGCTGGCTTCAGCAAATGCACTCAAATCTGCTCAACCGAAGGGCCTGATCCACTCCTCAGAGTTGCTATGCCCTACTGCTGTTAATGGGATGTTAACTGCATGCTGATATGTCCTTTGACGGTCCATGGTAGTTATTGGACTGCACACCATGTCAGTAAATTGTCTGCTTCTATTTCTGTTACAGGGGTTGGTGTGATGGGAACATCAAGCTGTTGGTTTTGCGTGTTAATGCCATCTATTCATGGTGATGCATGCTTCAGGTTGGTGAGAGCATCAAACCTTGTATCCGTTGTGACTCGTGACTGTTGGTTTCGAGTGTTATATTCATGGTGATTCATGCTTGATCCATCTGCCTTCTTCACATGTCCGTTTGGAGTGTTTCTTGTTGTTCCTATTCAGTGCCATTTATTTGGTTTCATGTGGGACTATTTGTTGGTTGCTCCTGAGTTGAATTCAGTACCAGGCCCAGATGCTAACTCTTTTTTGTCTGTCTGCAGGACATAATTTGCAATGTTTGGTACTCAGCAGTCAGCACCAGAAATCCCTGGACGAAATGATCGAACATTTGGATATTCTTCTGCTGTCTCTTGTTACCTGATATGTCATTCGGTAGTCTGTTATGCATTGTATAGCCAAGCAGGTTTGCACCATCTGTTCTACTGTCTCAGTTTGGCACCAAAGTAGACCAGCAACCAACAGTTAGTTGCATTCATAACAGTTAGTCCTCCCCCAAAAAATTTCTTCACAGTTTGGTCCAAGCCTGGGCAGGGGGCAGGACCAAATAGCTGTTTTCTTGTATATAGTTCCTCTGTGTCATTCTCATTTATTATATTTTCCTTTTGTTGTCCTTCAAGCAGTGCATTAGCTAGTCTTCCTGACAGTCTAAAAGAAAAGTTGCTGCTCGATGCCCAGCGTAGAGGAAAACTTGAAGATTTGCACAATTCTGTGCAAGAAATTCCAGCAGAGGGTGCACTGTGGATGTTTCATGAGAGTATTCTTCAGGATAATCGTCAACCAGAGGAAAGCAAGCTCCGAACTTTTCCGAAGGACCTTCTGTTGCTGTTGCACGACTGCCCAGATGTTCAAGTTTCTGAAGAGTTGAAAAGAGTTCCGTAACCAAAGTCCTAAATGAAATTGCAAGCACCACTGGTTTCGAAGTCTGGTAGAATCACTTAGACCGAGTTCTTCTGAAGGATGTAGTTATAAGTCATGTGATACTAATTAAGATTTTCTTTATGGTGTAACCCTTTCTTTGCCATGAACTCCTGTAAATTCCCATCATGAATGACAATAATAATATTTTCTTCCTAAGTTTCGCATCTTCCTGTTATTCATTTACCATGCTCTGGTTTACTTGATGCTTTTGGCATTTGCTAGTGTACCCATAGTGGTATTTCCGTTGATTTGATCCATTGTGGTATTCTTGGGAAAGTCTGGATAATTGCACTCAGTGAAGATATCATTAGACATTCTGCCATTGCTAGCTATAAGTTTTGAAACATTCTGCCATTTCACCATGCTGACAATGTGGTAAATTGAAGATGCACGTTTCCAGAAATCATTAGATATTCTATGGAGCATTTACCCATTTTTTGTCCTTTCCATGTTTTGTTCAGAGAAAAATGCACTAAAATGTGCTCAACTGAAGGACCCTGATCCACTCCTCAGAGTTGCCATGCCCTACTGCTGTTAATGTGAGGTGAACTGCATGCTGATATATCCTTTGATGGCCCATGATAGTTGTTGGACTGCACACCATGTGTGTAAATTGTCTGCTTCGATTTCAGTTACAGCCGGTTGGTGTGATTGGAGCATATCAAGCTGAGCATGAGCATCCCTCCTTCAGGTTGGTGAGAGCATCAAACCTTGTACCCGTTGTGGCTTGTGACTGTTGGTTTCCAGTGTTAATGCCATCTATTCATCTATTCATGGTGATTCATGCTTGATCCATCTGCCTTCTTCTCGTATCCGTTTGGAGCGTTTCTTGCTGTTTCTATTCAGTGCCATTTATTGTCATATCTGTTTGGAGCGTTTCTTGCTGTTTCTATTCAGTCCCATTCAGTGCCATTTATCTGGGCCTATGTTTTGGTTGTACCTGAGATGAATGAAGAAGTACCAGGCGCGCTaaatcttgtttatttgtttgccaGGACATGATTTTTTTTTTTTGGTGCGCACCAGAAAAACTCTGGACCGAA from Triticum aestivum cultivar Chinese Spring chromosome 3B, IWGSC CS RefSeq v2.1, whole genome shotgun sequence includes these protein-coding regions:
- the LOC123072489 gene encoding flagellar assembly protein FliH, whose translation is MEAPPSREEGTYCHGNGGDAAADDDSSWCDYSDSPGHGSSLHMEWAHLQDQLHKMGYREGITEGRKDAAQEGFNLGHRQSAPQGYKWGLVRGITSALASVQDSLKEKLLLDAQRRGKLEDLRNSVREIPPEAALRMFHESIIQDNAPLVESSLQAIPNDLLLLLRECPDVQVPEELKRAP